The window CAAAAAATATTATTACCAAAAATAGCTTACATATTAAATAAACTTGATAATATAATCGAAAAAAAAGAAGCAAACTTTTTAGGTACTGAGTTCAATGTTTTAGCTGTTTTTAAAAAAAGCTCTATTTAAAAAATTTTTTACTCTTCTATAAAACGGTGTTTTTTTTATTATTTTAATAAATATTTCAGGATTCTCTTTTAACAATTTTTCAAAAAATGGCCTATAAACTTCTGCTGTATTAAAAATGTCTATAAAATTTATATATTCAATTTTACCTATATTATGTTTTTTTTTGTCATAAAAAATATTTTCCCATTTTTTAAAAAAATTATAATCGTCCTGTTTTTTTTTAATATAATTCGAACTTCTTACAGCTTGATTAGCATGCGAAAAATGTTCAACAAAAGAATTAGTACTTTTAATAGTTTTATACCCTACTTTTAATAATTTTAAACATAAATCTGCATCAGCATTATAAAAAAAGAAGTTTTCATCATCGATATAATCAATTTCTTGTAAAGCTGTTTTCAAATAAATACCATGATTAACATAGAGTTTTTCTGATAATGTATATCCTACATGAAACTGATATGGAGAAAAACTATCACGCCAATAAAAAGCAACAGCACCGATTTTTTCTTGTTTACTTAATTCCTCTTCAAACAAATTTAATCCATTTTTAATCGCTCCGGAAACAATTAAACAATCATCGCTTATCATGCAAATATATTTTGAACTTGCGGCCCGAAATCCCAGAT is drawn from Candidatus Dependentiae bacterium and contains these coding sequences:
- a CDS encoding glycosyltransferase, whose translation is MSKNLVSVVLGSYNRSDFLKLTIDSVRKELIDLSHEIIVIDGGSNDGALEWLLNQKDIITIVQHNRGEWQGKLIERKSWGYFMNLGFRAASSKYICMISDDCLIVSGAIKNGLNLFEEELSKQEKIGAVAFYWRDSFSPYQFHVGYTLSEKLYVNHGIYLKTALQEIDYIDDENFFFYNADADLCLKLLKVGYKTIKSTNSFVEHFSHANQAVRSSNYIKKKQDDYNFFKKWENIFYDKKKHNIGKIEYINFIDIFNTAEVYRPFFEKLLKENPEIFIKIIKKTPFYRRVKNFLNRAFFKNS